The following coding sequences are from one Caloenas nicobarica isolate bCalNic1 chromosome 25, bCalNic1.hap1, whole genome shotgun sequence window:
- the DMTN gene encoding dematin isoform X2, with protein sequence MERLQKQPLTSPGSVCSSRGSSVPGSPSSIVAKMDNEVLGYKDLAAIPKDKAILDIERPDLMIYEPHFTYSLMEHVELPRSRERSLSPKSISPPPSPEVIREWLESRTPGSAPHPTPRQGSSSTRSSVQHFHRPETDTTELNIYKKPPIYRQKDHHPGAHHGKHLIEDLIIESSKFPAAQPPDPNQPAKIETDYWPCPPSLAVVETEWRRRMASKRGEEEEEDLTEEMKNLRELQRQELSKITSNLGKLILKEEMEKSLPIRRKTRSLPDRTPFHTSLHMGSYKSSSLPASGRSTLTRLQSAEFSSAGSEKSSPGEHQPNGQRGRMDRGNSLPSMLEQKIYPYEMLMVTNRGRVKLPPGVDRTRLERHLSPEDFLRVFEMPPEEFGKLALWKRNELKKKAFLF encoded by the exons ATGGAAAGACTGCAGAAG caACCACTGACCTCCCCTGGGAGCGTCTGTTCCTCCCGCGGGTCCAGCGTCCCGGGATCGCCCTCCAGCATCGTG GCTAAGATGGACAACGAGGTTCTGGGCTACAAGGACCTGGCTGCCATCCCCAAGGACAAGGCGATCCTGGACATCGAGCGCCCCGACTTGATGATCTACGAACCCCATTTCACCTACTCACTCATGGAGCACGTGGAGCTGCCCCGCAGCCGAGAG CGCTCTCTGTCTCCCAAATCCATCTCTCCTCCTCCGTCTCCAGAG GTGATCcgggagtggctggagagccgGACCCCCGGCAGtgccccccatcccacccctcgCCAGGGCAGCAGCTCGACCCGCAGCAGCGTCCAGCACTTCCACCGACCCG AGACCGACACGACGGAGCTCAACATCTACAAGAAGCCCCCGATCTACAGGCAGAAAG ACCATCACCCTGGCGCCCACCATGGAAAGCATCTCATCGAGGACTTGATCATCGAATCCTCCAAGTTCCCAGCGGCGCAGCCCCCAGACCCCAACCAACCTGCCAAGATCGAGACCGACTACTGGCCGTGCCCCCCCTCGCTGGCCGTCGTGG agaCGGAGTGGAGGAGGCGAATGGCCTCCaagagaggggaggaggaggaggaggatctGACGGAGGAGATGAAGAACCTGCGGGAGCTCcagaggcaggagctgagcaaG ATCACCTCCAACCTCGGGAAGCTGATCCtgaaggaggagatggagaaatCTCTCCCCATCCGGAGAAAAACCCGCTCGCTGCCGGACCGGACACCCTTCCACACGT ctctgcacatgGGGAGCTACAAGAGCTCCTCGCTGCCCGCCTCTGGCAGGAGCACCCTCACCCGG CTGCAGTCGGCAGAGTTCAGCTCGGCAGGCAGCGAGAAGAGCAGTCCGGGTGAGCATCAGCCC AATGGCCAGCGAGGGCGCATGGACAGAGGCAACTCCCTGCCCAGCATGTTGGAGCAAAAG ATCTACCCCTACGAAATGCTGATGGTGACGAACCGCGGCCGTGTGAAGCTGCCACCCGGCGTGGACAGGACCAGGCTGGAG CGGCACCTCTCCCCCGAAGATTTCCTGCGGGTTTTCGAGATGCCCCCCGAGGAGTTCGGCAAGCTGGCCCTGTGGAAGCGCAACGAGCTGAAGAAGAAAGCCTTCCTCTTCTGA
- the DMTN gene encoding dematin isoform X1, whose product MERLQKQPLTSPGSVCSSRGSSVPGSPSSIVAKMDNEVLGYKDLAAIPKDKAILDIERPDLMIYEPHFTYSLMEHVELPRSRERSLSPKSISPPPSPEVIREWLESRTPGSAPHPTPRQGSSSTRSSVQHFHRPETDTTELNIYKKPPIYRQKDHHPGAHHGKHLIEDLIIESSKFPAAQPPDPNQPAKIETDYWPCPPSLAVVETEWRRRMASKRGEEEEEDLTEEMKNLRELQRQELSKITSNLGKLILKEEMEKSLPIRRKTRSLPDRTPFHTSLHMGSYKSSSLPASGRSTLTRLQSAEFSSAGSEKSSPGLQVSACLAARAETQREGDIPGGDTGDTSVMSWRCEGGCAIPKLEPITLALVREGEGSPLGRWGGHS is encoded by the exons ATGGAAAGACTGCAGAAG caACCACTGACCTCCCCTGGGAGCGTCTGTTCCTCCCGCGGGTCCAGCGTCCCGGGATCGCCCTCCAGCATCGTG GCTAAGATGGACAACGAGGTTCTGGGCTACAAGGACCTGGCTGCCATCCCCAAGGACAAGGCGATCCTGGACATCGAGCGCCCCGACTTGATGATCTACGAACCCCATTTCACCTACTCACTCATGGAGCACGTGGAGCTGCCCCGCAGCCGAGAG CGCTCTCTGTCTCCCAAATCCATCTCTCCTCCTCCGTCTCCAGAG GTGATCcgggagtggctggagagccgGACCCCCGGCAGtgccccccatcccacccctcgCCAGGGCAGCAGCTCGACCCGCAGCAGCGTCCAGCACTTCCACCGACCCG AGACCGACACGACGGAGCTCAACATCTACAAGAAGCCCCCGATCTACAGGCAGAAAG ACCATCACCCTGGCGCCCACCATGGAAAGCATCTCATCGAGGACTTGATCATCGAATCCTCCAAGTTCCCAGCGGCGCAGCCCCCAGACCCCAACCAACCTGCCAAGATCGAGACCGACTACTGGCCGTGCCCCCCCTCGCTGGCCGTCGTGG agaCGGAGTGGAGGAGGCGAATGGCCTCCaagagaggggaggaggaggaggaggatctGACGGAGGAGATGAAGAACCTGCGGGAGCTCcagaggcaggagctgagcaaG ATCACCTCCAACCTCGGGAAGCTGATCCtgaaggaggagatggagaaatCTCTCCCCATCCGGAGAAAAACCCGCTCGCTGCCGGACCGGACACCCTTCCACACGT ctctgcacatgGGGAGCTACAAGAGCTCCTCGCTGCCCGCCTCTGGCAGGAGCACCCTCACCCGG CTGCAGTCGGCAGAGTTCAGCTCGGCAGGCAGCGAGAAGAGCAGTCCGG gcCTGCAGGTAAGCGCTTGTCTGGCTGCCCGTGCGGAGACCCAGCGAGAGGGTGATATAccggggggggacactggggacacctcCGTGATGAGCTGGAGGTGTGAGGGTGGATGTGCCATCCCCAAGCTGGAACCCATCACCTTGGCTTTGGTTCGGGAGGGAGAGGGCAGCCctttggggaggtgggggggtcacagctGA